Proteins encoded within one genomic window of Vulgatibacter sp.:
- a CDS encoding CFI-box-CTERM domain-containing protein, with amino-acid sequence MAGRILGRLRARSSPGPLLRYEAQGPVAVVRLRCPEGRCGTEHGYAWIAACAGHGFRCVACGAAFSAWLGEVAALAVEGAAIVRRYRLEARGLGGELAAFAFTDASGARFAPAPGSGVLLVHDARGVLREVVDRAAGTRIHLVARQACFVATAVYGPGAPELAVLRRFRDRRLGRHAWGRLLVRAYYRNGMGLARFLVGRPRCTRLVRQALGLVVAMLRTRERP; translated from the coding sequence ATGGCAGGGCGGATCCTCGGCAGATTGCGGGCTCGATCGAGCCCCGGGCCCCTGCTGCGCTACGAGGCGCAGGGGCCGGTGGCGGTGGTGCGCCTGCGCTGTCCCGAGGGGCGTTGCGGCACGGAGCACGGCTACGCGTGGATCGCTGCATGCGCGGGCCACGGCTTCCGCTGCGTGGCCTGCGGGGCCGCCTTCTCCGCCTGGCTCGGCGAGGTGGCGGCGCTGGCGGTGGAGGGCGCTGCGATCGTGCGGCGCTACCGGCTGGAGGCCCGGGGGCTGGGGGGCGAGCTGGCGGCCTTCGCCTTCACCGACGCGAGCGGCGCCCGCTTCGCGCCGGCGCCGGGCAGTGGGGTGCTCCTCGTCCACGACGCCAGGGGCGTGCTCCGGGAGGTGGTCGACCGGGCGGCAGGAACGCGGATCCACCTGGTGGCGCGGCAGGCCTGCTTCGTCGCCACGGCGGTCTATGGCCCGGGGGCGCCGGAGCTCGCCGTCCTCCGACGCTTCCGGGATCGCAGGCTGGGGCGGCACGCCTGGGGCCGTTTGCTGGTGCGGGCCTACTACCGGAACGGAATGGGGCTCGCCCGGTTCCTCGTCGGGAGACCACGCTGCACCCGCCTCGTTCGCCAGGCGCTGGGGCTCGTGGTAGCGATGCTGCGCACGAGGGAGCGACCATGA
- a CDS encoding trypsin-like peptidase domain-containing protein, translating into MRRIERVALLVAVAALLAGPGAAGARGTADKSIWTELPAEPTAAPAASTDQGLPNLSALVKRAAPAVVSIIVEEAAPVELDPSDPLHDFFERFYGDEPAEGLGTGFIIHASGLILTNSHVVEHASKIRVMLEDQGFPQEYVATVVGRDSATDLALIRVKAGRSLPVLPLGDSDDIEIADWVVAIGNPFGLSQSVTFGIISQTNRTDITPQGRDGYFDFIQTDASINPGNSGGPLLNLRGEVVAVNNAINASGQGIGFSVPINMAKRIIPQLANDGKVTRAWIGLSIQDVTVEYARSLGMKRPAGVVVSDISGDGPAAKAGIEVGDVILSWDNQPVRGAHRLRWDVACAAVGGKIPVELVRNGKVRKVSVEPKLAPEKEHASLILPAPTERLGLRLGEPDPGAAVLAGAPLGAGVVEVVPESRAAVAGLQAGDLIVAVGKDAVAGADELLALLQQAAPGTLLELQIRRSGENVYLPLRLPAQ; encoded by the coding sequence ATGCGGCGAATCGAACGAGTGGCTCTCCTGGTGGCGGTGGCGGCCCTCCTGGCAGGGCCCGGCGCCGCTGGCGCCCGGGGAACGGCGGACAAGAGCATCTGGACGGAGCTTCCCGCCGAGCCGACGGCGGCACCGGCCGCCTCGACCGACCAGGGGCTGCCCAACCTGTCGGCGCTCGTGAAGCGCGCGGCGCCCGCGGTGGTCTCGATCATCGTCGAGGAAGCCGCGCCGGTGGAGCTCGATCCCAGCGATCCGCTCCACGATTTCTTCGAGCGCTTCTACGGCGACGAGCCTGCCGAGGGGCTGGGTACCGGCTTCATCATCCACGCCTCGGGCCTCATCCTCACCAACTCCCACGTGGTGGAGCACGCCTCGAAGATCCGGGTGATGCTCGAGGACCAGGGCTTTCCCCAGGAGTACGTCGCCACCGTGGTGGGTCGTGACTCGGCCACCGACCTGGCGCTGATCCGGGTGAAGGCCGGCAGGAGCCTTCCGGTGCTCCCCCTGGGCGACTCCGACGACATCGAGATCGCCGACTGGGTGGTGGCGATCGGCAATCCCTTCGGCCTCTCGCAGTCGGTTACCTTCGGGATCATCAGCCAGACCAACCGCACCGACATCACGCCGCAGGGCCGCGACGGCTACTTCGACTTCATCCAGACCGACGCCTCGATCAACCCGGGCAACAGCGGCGGCCCGCTCCTCAACCTCCGGGGCGAGGTGGTGGCGGTGAACAACGCGATCAACGCCTCCGGCCAGGGCATCGGATTCTCGGTGCCGATCAACATGGCCAAGCGGATCATCCCGCAGCTGGCGAACGACGGGAAGGTGACCCGGGCGTGGATCGGCCTCTCGATCCAGGACGTCACGGTGGAGTACGCCCGCTCCCTCGGGATGAAGCGTCCCGCCGGCGTGGTGGTGAGCGACATCTCCGGCGATGGCCCCGCGGCGAAGGCGGGGATCGAGGTCGGCGACGTGATCCTCAGCTGGGACAACCAGCCGGTCCGCGGCGCCCACAGGCTCCGCTGGGACGTGGCCTGCGCCGCGGTGGGCGGGAAGATCCCCGTGGAGCTGGTGCGCAACGGCAAGGTCCGCAAGGTCTCGGTGGAGCCGAAGCTGGCGCCGGAGAAGGAGCATGCCTCCCTCATCCTTCCGGCGCCGACCGAAAGGCTGGGCCTTCGCCTCGGCGAGCCCGATCCCGGCGCCGCGGTCCTCGCCGGTGCGCCGTTGGGCGCCGGCGTGGTCGAGGTCGTGCCGGAGAGCCGCGCCGCCGTCGCCGGCCTGCAGGCGGGCGATCTCATCGTCGCCGTCGGCAAGGATGCCGTGGCAGGCGCCGACGAGCTGCTCGCGCTGCTGCAGCAGGCAGCCCCCGGCACGCTCCTCGAGCTGCAGATCCGCCGCAGCGGCGAGAACGTCTACCTGCCGCTGCGCCTCCCGGCGCAGTAG
- a CDS encoding DUF99 family protein, giving the protein MSLPPPRKTLRAIGFDDAPFERRRGAVAHVAGIVCAGTRFEGMVWGKLQVDGWRATDTLCRLLEGGKFLEQLHLVLVDGITLGGFNVVDLPLLARRLGLPCVAVMRRRPDMPAVERALRRLPHAERRLEILRRAGPFHHHPPFTFQVHGATPEAIGPALARITDRGNVPEPLRLAHLIGTAVERGESGKRA; this is encoded by the coding sequence GTGAGTCTGCCGCCGCCCCGGAAGACGCTCCGCGCCATCGGCTTCGACGACGCGCCCTTCGAGCGGCGGCGGGGGGCGGTGGCCCACGTGGCGGGGATCGTCTGCGCGGGGACGCGCTTCGAGGGGATGGTCTGGGGCAAGCTCCAGGTCGACGGCTGGCGCGCCACCGACACCCTCTGCAGGCTGCTCGAGGGGGGCAAATTCCTGGAGCAGCTCCACCTCGTGCTGGTGGACGGGATTACCCTCGGCGGCTTCAACGTCGTCGACCTGCCGCTGCTCGCGCGGCGCCTGGGCTTGCCGTGCGTCGCGGTGATGCGGAGGCGGCCGGACATGCCGGCGGTGGAGCGCGCGCTCCGGCGCCTGCCCCACGCCGAGCGGCGCCTCGAAATCCTCCGGCGGGCAGGGCCCTTCCACCACCACCCGCCCTTCACCTTCCAGGTGCACGGGGCGACGCCGGAGGCGATCGGTCCGGCCCTCGCGCGGATCACCGACCGGGGCAACGTCCCCGAGCCCTTGCGCCTCGCCCACCTGATCGGCACCGCGGTGGAGCGGGGCGAGAGCGGCAAGAGGGCCTGA